Proteins from one Legionella taurinensis genomic window:
- the ugpE gene encoding sn-glycerol-3-phosphate ABC transporter permease UgpE, which yields MTLSRVVSHGFLCLFIAGLFLPLYMALVAASHDGGAMMHAPLPLLPGAALWDNIKTVLTEGIAATGGQPVWHMLLNSLVMAVLIAAGKITLALFSAFTLVYFALPGKKLMFALIFSTMMLPVEVRIVPTFQVIASFSWLNTYAGLTLPLMASATATFLFRQFFKTIPSELVDAAKLDGAGPWRFFRDILLPLSLTQIAALFIILFVYGWNQYLWPLVITSDSSKATIVMGIRSLAGVADQIPQWHYIMSVALVAMLPPCLVVVLMQRWFEKGLIH from the coding sequence ATGACCCTGTCGCGCGTGGTTTCCCATGGGTTCCTTTGCCTTTTCATTGCCGGTTTATTTCTGCCGCTTTACATGGCGCTGGTGGCCGCCAGTCATGATGGCGGCGCGATGATGCATGCGCCCTTGCCGTTGTTGCCTGGCGCGGCGTTGTGGGACAACATTAAAACCGTATTAACGGAGGGGATTGCGGCGACAGGAGGGCAGCCGGTTTGGCACATGCTGCTCAATAGTCTGGTGATGGCAGTCCTCATTGCCGCGGGCAAAATAACCCTGGCTTTGTTTTCAGCCTTTACCCTGGTTTATTTCGCCTTGCCCGGCAAAAAACTGATGTTTGCCCTGATTTTTTCAACCATGATGCTGCCGGTTGAAGTCCGTATTGTGCCGACGTTTCAGGTGATTGCTTCGTTCTCCTGGTTGAATACTTACGCGGGTTTAACGCTGCCGTTGATGGCTTCCGCGACGGCGACTTTTTTATTCCGTCAATTTTTCAAAACCATTCCGAGCGAACTGGTGGATGCGGCCAAACTGGATGGGGCGGGCCCCTGGCGTTTCTTTAGAGATATTTTACTCCCGCTCTCCCTGACGCAAATCGCGGCTTTGTTTATTATTTTGTTTGTCTATGGGTGGAATCAATACCTGTGGCCGCTGGTAATTACCAGCGACAGCAGCAAGGCGACAATTGTCATGGGCATCCGGTCTTTAGCCGGCGTTGCTGATCAAATTCCGCAGTGGCATTATATTATGTCTGTCGCCTTAGTCGCGATGTTGCCGCCCTGTTTGGTGGTCGTGCTTATGCAACGATGGTTTGAGAAGGGGTTAATTCATTAA
- a CDS encoding anthranilate synthase component I yields MLQQIKTQGGVYIECEQQSLAYDNAIEPLIEKLDSQRGALFASSFEYPGRYTCWDIGFFNPPLAIVCKQSHVYLQALNKRGEVLLTIAALVLKECESIDILKQTEKALQLQIKPSDRVFSEEERSLQPSIFTVLRVLLGFFKSPDEPYLGLYGAFGYDLIFQFESLPQTKVREADQREMVLYLPDEIYVVNHRKEEAFVRRYDFQYQGKSTLSLPREGAFKPYEATHKPEKPGDHEPGEYARIVDVAKSRFACGDLFEVVPSQIFYAHCPEQPSAIFRRMRKANPSPYGFLINLGDEEYLVGASPEMYVRVQGQKVETCPISGTIKRGADAIEDAKNIQTLLDSEKEASELTMCTDVDRNDKSRICEAGSVQVVGRRQIEMYSRLIHTVDHVQGVLRKEFDAVDAFLTHMWVVTVTGAPKLWAMNFIETHEKSPRRWYAGAVGWFGFDGNLNTGLVLRTTRIKQGIAEIRVGATLLYDSVPQAEEEETRLKASAFLDVVQNKVKSDVQHRSEYPGLGRRVLLVDHQDSFVHTLANYLRQSGAEVTTVRSNLVIDYLQASEFDLVVLSPGPGKPSDFKVAQTIESVLARGIPLFGVCLGLQGMVEYFGGELSVLDYPMHGKASEIIVREEGGLFAGLAPSFTAGRYHSLYARQESMPKSLKVTAVSQDGIVMAISHRNLPVHAVQFHPETILSMHNQAGQRIINNLMEMIGSDEE; encoded by the coding sequence ATGTTGCAGCAGATAAAAACCCAGGGCGGCGTTTACATAGAATGTGAACAGCAGAGTTTAGCCTATGACAATGCCATTGAGCCTTTAATTGAGAAGCTGGATTCGCAGCGCGGCGCCTTGTTCGCCTCCAGTTTTGAATACCCTGGACGCTACACCTGCTGGGACATTGGGTTTTTTAATCCGCCGCTCGCCATTGTCTGCAAGCAATCGCATGTTTATCTGCAGGCGTTAAACAAGCGCGGCGAAGTGCTGTTAACCATTGCCGCTCTGGTTCTTAAGGAATGTGAGTCCATTGACATCCTGAAGCAGACAGAAAAAGCACTCCAGCTGCAGATTAAGCCGAGTGATCGTGTCTTTAGTGAGGAAGAGCGCAGTCTGCAGCCCTCCATTTTTACCGTCCTGCGGGTGCTTCTGGGTTTTTTCAAATCACCGGATGAACCCTATCTCGGCCTGTACGGGGCCTTTGGTTATGATTTGATTTTCCAGTTTGAATCATTGCCGCAGACCAAGGTGCGGGAGGCGGATCAACGGGAAATGGTGCTTTACCTGCCGGATGAAATCTATGTGGTTAATCATCGCAAGGAAGAAGCCTTTGTTCGTCGCTATGACTTTCAATACCAGGGAAAATCCACGCTGTCATTGCCGCGGGAGGGTGCATTCAAACCCTATGAAGCCACGCACAAACCCGAGAAGCCAGGCGATCATGAGCCCGGTGAGTATGCCCGAATTGTTGATGTCGCCAAATCACGGTTTGCCTGTGGGGATCTGTTTGAAGTGGTACCCAGCCAGATTTTTTATGCGCATTGCCCAGAACAGCCTTCGGCCATTTTCAGACGCATGCGCAAGGCGAATCCATCCCCTTACGGTTTCCTGATTAATCTGGGTGATGAAGAATATTTAGTGGGCGCCTCGCCGGAAATGTATGTGCGGGTTCAGGGTCAAAAAGTGGAAACCTGCCCCATATCCGGCACGATCAAACGCGGCGCCGATGCCATAGAGGATGCAAAAAACATCCAGACGCTGCTTGATTCTGAAAAGGAAGCGTCTGAATTGACGATGTGTACCGATGTGGATCGCAATGACAAATCCCGCATTTGCGAGGCGGGCAGCGTGCAGGTGGTGGGCCGACGCCAGATTGAAATGTATTCGCGGCTGATTCATACGGTGGATCATGTTCAGGGGGTGTTGCGTAAGGAATTTGACGCGGTCGATGCTTTTTTGACGCACATGTGGGTAGTGACAGTGACCGGGGCGCCGAAACTCTGGGCGATGAACTTCATTGAAACCCATGAAAAATCGCCCAGACGATGGTATGCAGGCGCAGTGGGCTGGTTTGGTTTTGACGGCAATTTAAATACCGGCCTTGTATTAAGAACCACACGGATTAAACAGGGCATTGCTGAAATTCGCGTCGGCGCGACCCTGCTGTATGATTCCGTGCCGCAGGCGGAAGAAGAGGAAACACGGCTTAAGGCATCTGCTTTTCTCGATGTGGTTCAAAATAAAGTCAAGAGCGACGTGCAGCACCGTAGCGAATACCCTGGGCTCGGGCGGCGCGTGTTGTTAGTGGATCATCAGGATTCCTTTGTTCACACCTTAGCGAACTACCTTCGCCAATCGGGCGCGGAAGTCACTACGGTCCGATCAAATCTGGTCATTGATTACCTGCAGGCTTCCGAATTTGATTTGGTGGTGCTATCGCCTGGACCCGGTAAGCCTTCGGATTTTAAAGTGGCACAGACCATCGAATCTGTTTTGGCGCGCGGCATTCCTTTGTTTGGCGTTTGTCTGGGTTTACAGGGGATGGTAGAGTACTTTGGAGGGGAACTGAGCGTTCTCGATTACCCCATGCATGGCAAGGCCTCTGAAATCATCGTCAGGGAAGAAGGGGGATTGTTTGCCGGGCTGGCGCCGTCTTTTACGGCGGGCCGTTACCATTCTCTCTATGCTCGTCAGGAATCGATGCCCAAATCATTGAAGGTAACGGCAGTGAGTCAGGATGGGATTGTCATGGCAATCTCTCACCGGAATCTGCCGGTCCATGCCGTGCAATTTCATCCGGAAACCATTTTATCCATGCACAACCAGGCCGGGCAGCGCATTATCAACAATCTAATGGAGATGATTGGCAGCGATGAAGAGTAA
- the gatB gene encoding Asp-tRNA(Asn)/Glu-tRNA(Gln) amidotransferase subunit GatB, which yields MAWDTVIGLEVHVQLKTQTKLFSGSANAFGGKPNTQTSFIDAGLPGVLPVLNQQAVIMAIQFGLAIGATINPLSYFERKNYFYPDLPKGYQISQFQSPIVSHGTLQVDMGDAPMKTVTIVRAHLEEDAGKSIHDARADFTGIDLNRAGTPLLEIVTAPCLYSAEEAVNYLKTLHQLVRFLGICDGNMQEGSFRCDVNLSLKPHGSPQLGTRTELKNLNSFRFIEKAIAYEQARHQDLLECGQAVIQETRLFDPNTETTQVLRSKENENDYRYFPDPDLLPIAIDDEQLTEIKETLPPLPAAIKAHLQGLGHLNADDIQFLLAAPATYHYFEAVRELSQADEKTIVNWLKGAYAAALNEVNESFENPRISASDLAPLLDYASKKTFSANVLKAIFNHLWQGQGTVDAIIAREGYQPVQDDPLLEALVQRTVEQYPQQAADYRAGKEKLLGFFVGQIMKETKGQANPEQINQLLKKYL from the coding sequence ATGGCATGGGATACTGTCATCGGCCTTGAAGTGCATGTTCAGTTAAAAACACAAACGAAACTTTTTTCAGGTTCAGCCAATGCTTTTGGCGGCAAACCCAATACCCAAACGTCCTTCATTGATGCCGGGCTACCGGGCGTCTTGCCCGTTCTTAATCAACAGGCCGTCATCATGGCCATCCAGTTTGGACTCGCCATTGGCGCAACGATTAATCCCCTGTCTTATTTTGAGCGCAAGAACTACTTTTACCCCGATTTGCCCAAAGGCTATCAGATCAGTCAGTTTCAATCCCCCATCGTCAGTCATGGCACACTTCAGGTGGACATGGGCGATGCCCCGATGAAGACAGTCACCATCGTCAGGGCTCACCTTGAAGAGGACGCGGGGAAATCGATTCATGATGCGCGGGCTGATTTTACCGGCATTGATTTAAACCGCGCCGGCACCCCCCTGCTGGAAATTGTCACAGCGCCCTGCCTCTACTCGGCCGAAGAAGCGGTCAATTACTTAAAAACCCTCCATCAACTGGTGCGCTTCCTTGGTATTTGCGACGGCAACATGCAGGAAGGATCGTTTCGTTGTGATGTCAACCTGTCGCTTAAACCACACGGGTCGCCACAACTGGGCACCCGCACCGAATTGAAAAACCTGAATTCGTTTCGTTTTATTGAAAAAGCCATTGCCTATGAGCAGGCCAGGCATCAGGACTTACTGGAATGCGGACAGGCCGTGATTCAGGAAACGCGTTTATTTGATCCCAATACCGAAACCACCCAGGTTTTACGCAGCAAGGAAAACGAGAATGATTACCGTTATTTTCCTGATCCTGATTTGCTGCCCATTGCCATCGATGACGAGCAATTAACGGAAATAAAAGAAACCCTGCCGCCCTTGCCTGCGGCGATCAAAGCCCATCTTCAGGGGCTTGGCCATCTGAATGCGGATGATATTCAATTCCTGCTGGCCGCACCCGCCACCTACCATTATTTTGAAGCGGTGCGGGAACTCAGCCAGGCGGATGAAAAAACCATCGTCAATTGGCTCAAAGGCGCTTATGCGGCGGCCTTGAATGAGGTGAATGAATCCTTTGAAAATCCCAGGATTTCCGCATCAGATCTAGCGCCGCTGCTTGATTATGCCAGTAAGAAAACGTTTTCCGCCAACGTCCTTAAAGCGATTTTTAATCACCTCTGGCAGGGGCAAGGCACGGTAGACGCCATTATTGCCAGGGAAGGATATCAACCCGTGCAAGACGATCCCCTGCTCGAGGCGCTGGTTCAACGCACCGTTGAACAATACCCGCAGCAAGCGGCTGATTATCGCGCCGGTAAAGAAAAACTGTTGGGGTTCTTTGTCGGGCAGATCATGAAAGAGACCAAAGGACAGGCTAATCCCGAACAAATCAACCAGCTCCTTAAAAAGTACCTCTAG
- the clcA gene encoding H(+)/Cl(-) exchange transporter ClcA encodes MKSKVLKVYAVAILLGVLTGIIGSCFQIAIAYLSRGLSAAIAWSERVGVPGALTSMLFSMLLVYLAWLMVKKIAPEASGSGVQEIEGALLHERPIFWERLLPVKFIAGVMSISASMVVGREGPTIQMGGNLGEMLGQWLRIPRRRRDTLIAAGAASGLATAFNAPLAGVLFVIEEMRNQFNFTFTNFKMVAIACVMATIVSHWLVGAGPAIAMSVFELPSLKSLWLFFIFGLLAGLAGLVFNLVLMKSLSLKDRLSDFAQGCYALILGAVVGLLAYWYSPIVGGGYEIIHQSLTLSPPANVLLLLIGLRFIMTMLCYSSSVPGGIFAPMLALGTLFGLASYYLLILIIPDTTIHPGMFAVAGMGALFSAAVRSPLTGIVLVVEMTQNYLLILPMMVTCLTSTTVVQLAKNPPIYAQLLRRTLAKERLSA; translated from the coding sequence ATGAAGAGTAAAGTCCTCAAAGTCTATGCTGTGGCCATACTACTGGGTGTTTTAACAGGGATTATCGGATCCTGTTTTCAGATAGCGATTGCTTATTTAAGCCGTGGGTTGAGCGCGGCCATTGCCTGGTCTGAGCGCGTAGGAGTTCCGGGCGCCCTGACGTCAATGCTGTTTTCCATGCTGCTTGTTTACCTGGCCTGGTTGATGGTGAAAAAAATCGCCCCTGAGGCCTCCGGCAGCGGCGTACAGGAAATTGAAGGGGCCCTGCTTCATGAGCGCCCCATTTTCTGGGAACGGTTGCTGCCGGTGAAATTCATAGCCGGGGTAATGTCAATCAGCGCCAGCATGGTGGTTGGCCGTGAAGGGCCTACCATTCAAATGGGCGGTAATCTGGGTGAGATGCTGGGGCAGTGGCTGCGTATTCCAAGGCGCCGTCGGGATACCCTCATTGCCGCGGGTGCGGCTTCCGGTTTGGCCACCGCCTTTAACGCGCCTTTAGCCGGGGTACTGTTTGTCATTGAGGAAATGCGCAACCAGTTTAATTTCACATTCACCAATTTTAAGATGGTGGCCATTGCCTGTGTCATGGCCACCATTGTCAGCCACTGGCTTGTGGGTGCAGGTCCTGCGATTGCCATGAGTGTGTTTGAGTTACCCAGTTTAAAGTCGTTGTGGCTGTTTTTTATCTTTGGTCTTTTAGCCGGCTTAGCCGGGCTTGTTTTTAACCTGGTGCTGATGAAAAGTTTGAGCTTAAAAGATCGATTGTCTGACTTTGCCCAGGGTTGTTATGCCTTAATTCTCGGCGCGGTCGTGGGCCTTCTGGCCTATTGGTATTCGCCCATTGTTGGCGGCGGTTATGAAATCATCCATCAGTCCTTGACATTGTCGCCGCCTGCCAATGTGTTACTGCTGCTCATCGGGTTGCGTTTTATCATGACCATGCTGTGTTACAGCAGCAGTGTTCCGGGCGGAATTTTTGCGCCCATGCTGGCCTTAGGCACGCTGTTTGGTCTTGCCTCTTACTACCTGTTGATTTTAATTATTCCAGACACCACCATTCATCCTGGCATGTTTGCTGTGGCGGGCATGGGCGCTTTGTTTTCCGCCGCCGTCCGCTCTCCCCTGACAGGCATTGTGCTGGTGGTGGAAATGACTCAAAATTACCTGTTAATTCTACCGATGATGGTGACTTGCCTGACTTCCACTACCGTGGTTCAACTGGCAAAAAATCCACCCATCTATGCGCAGTTATTACGGCGGACTCTGGCAAAAGAACGTCTGTCGGCGTGA
- the gatA gene encoding Asp-tRNA(Asn)/Glu-tRNA(Gln) amidotransferase subunit GatA: protein MQENNMASLRETVLALQQRQLSSVELVRHYLKLIDNHTGLNAFITVDEAYALQQAALADEALKAGQFGLLTGIPIAHKDIFCTRHLPTTCGSKMLADYRSPYDATVVSRLQQQGTVLIGKTNMDEFAMGSANENSYFGAVKNPWDMTRVPGGSSGGSAAAVAAGLIPLATGSDTGGSIRQPAAFCGISGLKPTYGLVSRYGMIAYASSLDQGGPMAQSADDLALILQAMAGFDAKDSTSVQQALPDYSARLNDSIKGLRIGLPRCFFSENVDLTIRETIHAAVKVLCDQGAEVIEMDLPHQPLWVPCYYVIACAEASSNLSRYDGIRFGYRSQKSSTLKELITASRTEGFGTEVKRRILTGTYVLSSGYFDDYYLQALKIRRLIKDELLRALETVDVIIGPTTPTTAFKLGEKVSDPVQNYLADVFTVAVNLAGLPAVSIPAGFSEGLPVGMQIIGKHFAEATLLNVAHQYQQMTHWHLASAQLRG from the coding sequence ATTCAGGAAAATAACATGGCCTCTTTGCGTGAGACGGTTTTAGCCTTGCAGCAACGTCAGCTTTCCAGTGTGGAACTGGTCAGGCATTACTTAAAATTGATTGATAATCACACAGGACTGAACGCATTCATCACGGTGGATGAAGCCTATGCCTTGCAACAGGCCGCTTTGGCGGATGAAGCGCTTAAAGCCGGGCAATTTGGCCTCTTAACCGGCATTCCCATTGCCCATAAAGACATTTTCTGCACGCGCCATTTACCCACCACCTGCGGTTCAAAAATGCTTGCAGACTACCGGTCGCCTTATGACGCCACGGTGGTTAGCCGCTTACAGCAACAGGGCACCGTGCTAATCGGCAAAACCAATATGGATGAATTTGCCATGGGCTCTGCCAATGAAAACAGCTATTTTGGCGCCGTAAAAAATCCCTGGGATATGACTCGAGTACCCGGCGGCTCCTCCGGCGGCTCGGCCGCGGCGGTGGCAGCGGGCCTTATCCCTCTGGCGACTGGCTCTGACACCGGCGGGTCCATTCGTCAGCCGGCAGCCTTTTGCGGCATTTCCGGCTTAAAACCCACCTACGGCCTTGTCTCGCGTTACGGCATGATTGCTTATGCATCAAGCCTTGATCAGGGCGGCCCCATGGCGCAGAGCGCCGATGATCTGGCGTTGATCCTGCAGGCCATGGCCGGTTTTGACGCAAAGGACTCCACGTCGGTTCAACAGGCGCTTCCAGACTACTCGGCACGCCTCAATGATTCCATCAAGGGACTGCGCATTGGCCTGCCCCGCTGTTTTTTCAGTGAAAACGTGGATTTAACTATCCGGGAAACCATCCATGCCGCCGTCAAGGTTCTGTGCGATCAGGGCGCAGAGGTCATCGAAATGGATTTACCCCATCAGCCACTCTGGGTTCCCTGCTATTATGTCATTGCCTGCGCCGAAGCGTCGTCCAATCTGTCGCGCTACGACGGCATTCGATTTGGCTACCGCAGCCAAAAAAGCAGTACATTAAAAGAACTGATTACCGCCTCGCGTACCGAAGGATTTGGCACCGAGGTCAAACGCCGCATCCTTACCGGCACCTATGTTCTGTCTTCGGGCTATTTTGACGATTATTACCTGCAGGCGTTAAAGATTCGGCGGCTGATTAAAGACGAATTGCTGAGAGCCTTAGAAACCGTCGATGTGATTATCGGCCCCACCACACCCACCACCGCCTTTAAGCTCGGCGAAAAAGTGAGCGATCCAGTACAGAATTATTTAGCGGATGTCTTTACCGTTGCGGTCAATCTCGCGGGCTTGCCCGCCGTGTCCATTCCGGCCGGCTTCAGCGAAGGCTTGCCCGTGGGTATGCAGATTATCGGAAAACACTTTGCTGAAGCAACGCTGTTGAACGTCGCCCACCAGTATCAACAAATGACTCACTGGCATCTGGCCAGTGCTCAATTAAGGGGTTAA
- a CDS encoding ABC transporter ATP-binding protein, whose product MATVELVNISKYHGQHRILEQISLSIEQGEFVAVVGPSGCGKSTLLRLVAGLDTVTSGKILIDNQCVNEIPPAKRNMAMVFQSYALYPHMTVFDNMAYGLKMRGVHKHAIDSRVKEVAAMLQIAEYLKRLPRELSGGQKQRVAMGRAIVRSPSVFLFDEPLSNLDAKLRTEMRHEIKKLHQQLKTTCLYVTHDQTEAMTMASRILVLNQGRIEQIGAPQTLYQQPASLFVAGFTGHYPINFLSGTIDVSSRQLITPIGVSFPLPEHVTPAQCGEEVILGVRPENLEMTAADTAGAIPVHIDFVDNMGSDKLVHTRSHCGGAHFSVRTRADTEIHEGRAAISLNLKQAHLFDKNTGKRLGGWND is encoded by the coding sequence ATGGCTACAGTGGAACTGGTGAATATCAGCAAATACCATGGTCAACACAGGATTCTTGAGCAAATCAGCTTAAGCATTGAGCAGGGTGAGTTTGTGGCGGTGGTAGGGCCTTCTGGATGCGGTAAATCCACGTTACTGCGGTTAGTGGCCGGCCTTGATACGGTCACCTCAGGAAAAATCCTCATCGATAATCAATGCGTCAATGAAATTCCTCCGGCCAAACGCAACATGGCCATGGTTTTTCAAAGTTATGCCCTGTACCCGCACATGACTGTGTTTGATAACATGGCTTATGGTTTAAAAATGCGCGGCGTCCACAAGCATGCGATTGATTCGCGTGTAAAAGAGGTGGCGGCCATGCTGCAGATCGCCGAGTACTTAAAGCGGCTGCCGCGGGAATTATCCGGCGGACAAAAGCAGCGTGTCGCCATGGGGAGGGCCATTGTTCGTTCGCCGTCTGTTTTTTTATTTGATGAACCCCTGTCGAATCTTGATGCCAAACTGCGTACGGAAATGCGCCATGAGATTAAAAAACTGCATCAGCAATTAAAAACGACCTGCCTGTACGTGACCCATGATCAAACAGAGGCAATGACCATGGCGTCCAGAATACTGGTGTTAAATCAAGGCCGTATTGAACAGATTGGCGCACCGCAGACACTGTATCAACAACCAGCTTCTCTCTTCGTTGCTGGATTTACGGGACATTACCCAATTAACTTTTTATCAGGTACTATTGATGTGTCATCCAGACAACTCATCACCCCGATAGGCGTTTCGTTTCCATTGCCTGAGCACGTGACTCCGGCGCAATGCGGTGAAGAAGTCATCCTTGGGGTGAGGCCTGAAAACCTGGAAATGACAGCGGCTGACACGGCGGGGGCCATTCCTGTTCATATCGATTTTGTCGATAACATGGGCAGCGATAAACTGGTGCATACCCGAAGCCATTGCGGTGGTGCCCATTTTTCGGTGCGAACACGGGCTGATACCGAGATCCATGAGGGGCGTGCGGCGATAAGCCTGAATCTGAAGCAGGCGCATTTGTTTGATAAAAACACAGGCAAGAGGCTGGGAGGGTGGAATGACTAA
- the gatC gene encoding Asp-tRNA(Asn)/Glu-tRNA(Gln) amidotransferase subunit GatC translates to MTISSAELQAIAELASLDSDCDDSLSLVLEVNGIIDFVAELRQVDTRQVAPLFHPYELHQRLRDDEITENNCVEELEQLAPLFEEGFYLVPKVIDSGK, encoded by the coding sequence ATGACCATTTCCTCGGCAGAATTACAGGCAATTGCTGAATTAGCCTCTCTGGACAGCGATTGTGATGACAGCCTTTCCCTCGTTCTTGAAGTCAATGGCATCATTGATTTTGTGGCCGAGTTACGCCAGGTGGATACTCGACAGGTGGCCCCGCTTTTCCATCCTTACGAACTTCATCAGCGCCTGCGTGATGATGAAATCACCGAAAATAACTGCGTGGAAGAACTGGAACAACTGGCCCCTTTGTTTGAAGAAGGATTCTATCTGGTCCCTAAAGTCATCGATTCAGGAAAATAA
- a CDS encoding ABC transporter permease subunit: MMNYFHNKKLAFFFIIPQLIVTLLFFIWPALSAILQSLFFSDAFGLHRQFARLGNFSDLWADPGYGKAVLVTLLLAFFITLTTMASGLLLATLVNGRRRSQAIYKTLILWPYAVAPAVAAILWRFLCQPTIGWLASVFRCIGFDFNYLIHGQQALAVVILTASWQQLSYNFLFFFAALKAIPPSLIDAAIMDGASAWQRFWQVIFPLLSPTTFFLLIMNLIYSFFETFGIIDVMTSGGPDNGTTTLIYKVYKDGFVGMDPGSSSSQSVVLMLLVVALTLLQFRYLEKKVHYE, translated from the coding sequence TTGATGAACTATTTCCATAATAAAAAACTGGCCTTTTTTTTTATTATCCCGCAGTTGATTGTTACCCTGTTATTTTTTATTTGGCCGGCTTTAAGCGCCATCCTGCAATCGTTGTTTTTTAGCGATGCCTTTGGTCTGCATCGGCAATTTGCCCGCTTGGGGAATTTCAGTGATTTATGGGCGGATCCGGGGTATGGAAAAGCAGTACTGGTGACGTTGCTGCTGGCGTTTTTTATTACCCTGACGACCATGGCCTCCGGCTTATTGCTGGCAACGCTGGTGAATGGACGGCGTCGCAGTCAGGCGATTTATAAAACACTAATCCTCTGGCCTTATGCGGTTGCGCCGGCTGTGGCGGCGATTCTCTGGCGTTTTCTCTGCCAGCCAACCATCGGCTGGCTGGCCAGTGTATTTCGCTGCATCGGCTTTGATTTTAATTACCTCATCCATGGCCAACAGGCGCTGGCTGTGGTTATCCTGACTGCGAGCTGGCAACAGTTAAGCTACAATTTTTTATTCTTTTTTGCTGCCTTAAAGGCGATTCCGCCATCGCTCATTGATGCGGCCATCATGGATGGCGCTTCGGCCTGGCAGCGTTTCTGGCAGGTTATTTTCCCTTTGTTATCACCAACGACTTTTTTTCTGTTGATCATGAATCTGATTTATTCTTTTTTTGAGACGTTTGGCATTATTGATGTCATGACCAGCGGCGGTCCGGATAATGGCACCACCACGTTGATTTACAAAGTGTATAAGGATGGCTTTGTGGGGATGGATCCCGGGAGCTCTTCGTCGCAATCCGTCGTCCTCATGCTTCTGGTGGTTGCCCTGACTCTGCTGCAATTTCGCTATCTCGAGAAGAAGGTGCATTACGAATGA
- a CDS encoding L,D-transpeptidase, whose protein sequence is MKKLLVVGPMCVLVAGCGSMDRSTVVVDDAGYTHHTLSMAADRKGVAHFPETRPATGKKVFIFDPKATAWAAYDAQGNRIKTGSASGGKDFCEDVGRGCRTVTGTFRVYSKKGPECTSSIYPIETGGGAKMPYCMHFHGGYSIHAAYEVPNYNASHGCVRVLPSAAKWLNENFIDIGTTVIVKPY, encoded by the coding sequence ATGAAAAAGCTACTGGTTGTGGGCCCGATGTGTGTCCTGGTTGCTGGTTGCGGATCCATGGACAGGTCAACCGTGGTTGTGGATGATGCGGGTTATACTCATCATACACTGTCCATGGCTGCAGACAGGAAAGGAGTTGCCCATTTCCCCGAAACGCGTCCAGCCACAGGTAAAAAAGTATTCATTTTTGACCCCAAAGCAACCGCCTGGGCAGCCTATGATGCTCAAGGCAATCGCATTAAAACCGGAAGCGCTTCTGGCGGTAAGGACTTCTGTGAAGACGTGGGCCGGGGTTGCCGCACTGTAACCGGTACTTTCCGTGTTTACTCTAAAAAAGGACCTGAATGCACGTCCAGCATTTACCCCATCGAAACCGGTGGCGGTGCAAAAATGCCGTATTGCATGCACTTCCATGGCGGATACTCCATCCATGCCGCTTACGAAGTACCCAATTACAACGCCAGTCATGGGTGTGTGCGGGTTCTTCCCAGTGCGGCTAAATGGTTAAACGAAAACTTCATCGACATTGGTACGACGGTTATCGTGAAACCATACTAA